A DNA window from Hordeum vulgare subsp. vulgare chromosome 1H, MorexV3_pseudomolecules_assembly, whole genome shotgun sequence contains the following coding sequences:
- the LOC123452666 gene encoding V-type proton ATPase subunit C-like — protein sequence MATRYWIAALPVADDNVAAGKTALWARLQEAISRHSFDTPLYRFTVPDLRPGTLDSLLALSDDLVKSNIFIEGVSHKIRRQIEDLERAGGVEPGTLTVDGVPVDSYLTRFVWDEGKYPVNAPLKETVASIQSQVAKIEDDMKVRVAEYGNVKSQLGAINRKQTGSLAVRDLSNLIKPEDMVTSEHLVTLLSIVPKYSQKDWLASYESLDTFVVPRSSKKLYEDNEYALYTVTLFAKVVDNFKVHAREKGFQIRDFEYSPEAQESRKQELEKLLQDQEVMRTSLLQWCYASYSEVFSSWMHFSAVRVFVESILRYGLPARFLSVVLAPSTKSEKKVRNILEGLCGNTNSSYWRSEDDVGMAAGLGGETESHPYVSFTINFV from the exons ATGGCGACGCGCTACTGGATCGCCGCCCTGCCCGTCGCCGACGACAACGTCGCCGCCGGCAAGACCGCCCTCTGGGCGCGCCTCCAGGAGGCCATCTCCCGCCACTCCTTCGACACCCCGCTCTACCGC TTCACCGTCCCGGATCTCCGCCCCGGCACGCTCGACTCCCTCCTCGCCCTCAGCGACGACCTCGTAAAG TCCAACATCTTCATCGAGGGCGTCTCGCACAAGATCCGCAGGCAGATCGAGGACCTGGAGCGCGCCGGAGGGGTCGAGCCCGGCACCCTCACCGTCGACGGCGTCCCCGTCGACAGCTACCTCACCAG gTTCGTGTGGGACGAGGGCAAGTACCCCGTCAACGCCCCGCTCAAGGAGACCGTCGCCAGCATCCAGTCCCAGGTCGCCAAGATCGAGGACGACATGAAG GTTAGAGTTGCTGAGTACGGTAATGTTAAGAGCCAGCTTGGAGCAATCAACAGGAAGCAAACTGGAAG TTTAGCAGTTCGTGACCTTTCCAACCTCATAAAACCAGAGGATATGGTCACTTCGGAACATCTAGTGACACTACTTTCTATTGTGCCAAAGTATTCCCAAAAAGACTGGTTAGCAAGCTACGAATCACTTGATACGTTTGTG GTTCCGAGATCGTCAAAAAAGCTTTACGAGGACAATGAGTATGCTCTCTACACTGTAACATTATTTGCCAAGGTTGTTGACAACTTTAAGGTCCATGCTCGTGAGAAAGGTTTCCAG ATCCGTGACTTTGAGTATAGTCCTGAAGCACAGGAGAGTCGGAAACAAGAGCTAGAAAAGCTGCTGCAAGACCAGGAAGTCATGAGGACCTCTCTATTGCAATGGTGCTATGCTAGCTACAGTGAG GTATTTAGCTCCTGGATGCATTTCTCTGCTGTTCGTGTCTTCGTAGAGAGTATTCTGAGATATGGTCTGCCTGCACGGTTCCTG TCTGTTGTCCTAGCACCATCTACAAAGAGCGAGAAAAAAGTAAGGAACATCTTGGAAGGGCTTTGCGGCAATACCAACAG CAGCTACTGGAGATCTGAAGACGACGTGGGTATGGCTGCTGGCCTGGGAGGCGAGACAGAGTCCCACCCATACGTGTCCTTCACCATAAACTTTGTCTGA